In one window of Thermus oshimai DSM 12092 DNA:
- a CDS encoding 2-isopropylmalate synthase yields the protein MEKERHIRIFDTTLRDGEQSPGVALSLDQKLEIAQALARLNVDIIEAGFPVSGPMEFEAVRRIATEVKGPIIAALARTHTLDIDQAAKALEKAEKPRIHVFTSASKVHLQYMLRKTEEEVLEMADRMVRYARRYVDDVEFSAQDVMRADWEFVKRLYEVAIEAGATTINIPDTTGYGTPQEYGALIRRIRDEVVRGRDVIISTHTHDDLGMATANALAGVENGAGQVECTINGIGERAGNTALEEVVMALYVRRDFYKAYTKVNTREIYRVSRLVERYTGMPVPPNKAIVGDNAFAHESGIHQDGVLKHRGTYEIMDAELIGRRPAVLVLGKHSGRAAFKKALEDLGYKDLTEEQLKVLFARFKEIAEKKGPLSAEELQALVESEREPTSTFFELQHVQFFSGSGLLPTATVKVKTPGGEKVATHTGDGPVDAVYKALEEAIGLRPELELYRVEAITGSTEALGQVTVRLRLGELQAVGVGVSPDIIEASARAFLDAAGKLASGRAMRHPPSIEEVHRGV from the coding sequence ATGGAAAAGGAACGGCACATCCGGATTTTTGACACCACGCTCAGGGACGGGGAGCAAAGCCCAGGGGTGGCCCTCTCCTTGGACCAGAAGCTGGAGATCGCCCAGGCCCTCGCCCGGCTCAACGTGGACATCATTGAGGCGGGCTTCCCCGTATCGGGGCCCATGGAGTTTGAGGCGGTGCGCCGCATCGCCACCGAGGTCAAGGGCCCCATCATCGCCGCCCTCGCCCGCACCCACACCCTGGACATTGACCAGGCGGCCAAGGCCCTGGAGAAGGCGGAGAAGCCCAGGATCCACGTCTTCACCTCCGCCTCCAAGGTCCACCTGCAGTACATGCTGAGGAAGACGGAGGAGGAGGTCCTGGAGATGGCGGATAGAATGGTCCGCTACGCCAGGAGGTACGTGGACGACGTGGAGTTCTCCGCCCAGGACGTGATGCGGGCGGACTGGGAGTTCGTCAAGCGGCTTTACGAGGTGGCCATTGAGGCCGGGGCCACCACCATCAACATCCCCGACACCACGGGCTACGGCACGCCCCAGGAGTACGGGGCCCTGATCCGCAGGATCCGGGACGAGGTGGTGCGGGGGCGGGACGTGATCATCTCCACCCACACCCACGACGACCTGGGCATGGCCACGGCCAACGCCCTGGCGGGCGTGGAGAACGGGGCCGGGCAGGTGGAGTGCACCATCAACGGGATCGGGGAACGGGCCGGGAACACCGCCCTGGAGGAGGTGGTCATGGCCCTTTACGTGCGCCGGGACTTCTACAAGGCCTACACCAAGGTGAACACCCGGGAGATCTACCGCGTCTCCCGCCTGGTGGAGCGCTACACCGGCATGCCCGTGCCCCCCAACAAGGCCATCGTGGGGGACAACGCCTTCGCCCACGAGTCCGGCATCCACCAGGACGGGGTTTTGAAGCACCGGGGCACCTACGAGATCATGGACGCGGAGCTCATCGGCCGCCGCCCCGCGGTATTGGTGCTCGGCAAGCACTCCGGCCGGGCGGCTTTCAAGAAGGCCCTGGAGGATCTGGGCTACAAGGACCTCACGGAGGAGCAGCTCAAGGTCCTCTTCGCCCGCTTCAAGGAGATCGCGGAGAAGAAGGGCCCCCTTTCCGCGGAGGAGCTCCAGGCCCTGGTGGAGAGCGAGCGCGAGCCCACCTCCACCTTCTTTGAGCTCCAGCACGTCCAGTTCTTCTCCGGCTCCGGCCTCCTGCCCACGGCCACGGTGAAGGTGAAGACCCCAGGCGGGGAGAAGGTGGCCACCCACACCGGGGACGGGCCGGTGGACGCGGTGTACAAGGCTTTGGAGGAGGCCATCGGGCTTAGGCCGGAGCTGGAGCTTTACCGGGTGGAGGCCATTACGGGAAGCACCGAGGCCCTGGGCCAGGTGACGGTGCGCCTGCGCCTGGGGGAGCTCCAGGCGGTGGGGGTGGGGGTTTCCCCGGACATCATCGAGGCCAGTGCCCGGGCCTTCCTGGACGCCGCGGGGAAGCTGGCCTCGGGCCGGGCCATGCGCCACCCGCCTTCCATAGAGGAGGTCCACCGCGGGGTCTAA
- the ilvC gene encoding ketol-acid reductoisomerase: protein MKIYYEHDADLGFILGKKVAVLGFGSQGHAHALNLKDSGVDVRVGLRKGSRSWEKAEAAGLRVLPVAEAVREADVVMVLLPDEKQAQVYREEVEPNLKEGGALAFAHGFNVHFGQIKPRKDLDVWMVAPKGPGHLVRSEYQKGSGVPALVAVHQDASGSAFPTALAYAKAIGAARAGVIATTFKDETETDLFGEQAVLCGGLTRLIRAGFETLVEAGYPPEMAYFETVHEVKLIVDLIYEAGLKGMRYSISNTAEYGDYTRGDLAVPLEETKRRMREILRQIQTGEFAREWMLENQVGSPVLEANRKRWAAHPIEEVGSRLRAMMPFLKARVLEEVG, encoded by the coding sequence ATGAAGATCTACTACGAGCACGACGCGGACCTTGGCTTCATCCTGGGCAAGAAGGTGGCGGTCTTGGGCTTCGGCTCCCAGGGGCACGCCCACGCCCTGAACCTCAAGGACTCGGGGGTGGACGTGCGCGTGGGCCTGCGCAAAGGGTCTAGGAGCTGGGAGAAGGCGGAGGCCGCAGGGCTTAGGGTCCTCCCCGTGGCCGAGGCGGTGCGGGAGGCCGACGTCGTCATGGTCCTCCTCCCCGACGAGAAGCAGGCCCAGGTCTACCGGGAGGAGGTGGAGCCCAACCTCAAGGAGGGCGGGGCCCTGGCCTTCGCCCACGGCTTCAACGTCCACTTCGGCCAGATCAAACCCCGCAAGGACCTGGACGTCTGGATGGTGGCCCCCAAGGGCCCGGGCCACCTGGTGCGCTCGGAGTACCAGAAGGGAAGCGGGGTCCCGGCCCTCGTGGCCGTGCACCAGGACGCCTCGGGAAGCGCCTTCCCCACCGCCCTCGCCTACGCCAAGGCCATCGGGGCGGCCCGGGCCGGGGTCATCGCCACCACCTTCAAGGACGAGACGGAGACGGACCTCTTCGGGGAGCAGGCGGTGCTTTGCGGGGGGCTTACCCGGCTCATCCGGGCGGGGTTTGAGACCCTGGTGGAGGCGGGCTACCCCCCGGAGATGGCCTACTTTGAGACCGTCCACGAGGTGAAGCTCATCGTGGACCTCATCTACGAGGCGGGGCTTAAGGGGATGCGCTACTCCATCTCCAACACCGCCGAGTACGGGGACTACACCCGGGGCGACCTCGCCGTGCCCCTGGAGGAGACCAAGCGCCGCATGCGGGAGATCCTGCGCCAGATCCAGACGGGGGAGTTCGCCCGGGAGTGGATGCTGGAGAACCAGGTGGGAAGCCCCGTCTTGGAGGCCAACCGCAAGCGCTGGGCGGCCCACCCCATTGAGGAGGTGGGCTCGAGGCTTCGCGCCATGATGCCCTTCCTCAAGGCCAGGGTACTGGAGGAGGTAGGCTAA
- the ilvN gene encoding acetolactate synthase small subunit — protein MRHVISVLVQDHPRVLNRITGLFARRGFNLESLAVGTTHLPGLSRICLVVSGDDRTLEQVEKQLNRLVEVLKVTDHTEPHVERELCLVKVHVAGLEERLAVKDIQEAFRARVVDVAQKSLILELTGDTQKVNSFIEALRPYGILEVMRTGAVAMSRGDRVLKVREKKEAV, from the coding sequence GTGAGGCACGTCATCTCCGTTTTGGTGCAGGACCACCCCAGGGTCTTGAACCGCATCACGGGCCTTTTCGCAAGGCGCGGCTTCAACCTGGAAAGCCTCGCCGTGGGCACCACCCACCTGCCGGGGCTTTCCCGGATCTGCCTCGTGGTCTCCGGGGACGACCGCACCCTGGAGCAGGTGGAGAAGCAGCTCAACCGGCTCGTGGAGGTCCTCAAGGTCACGGACCACACCGAGCCCCACGTGGAGCGGGAGCTCTGCCTGGTGAAGGTCCACGTGGCGGGCCTCGAGGAGCGCCTCGCCGTCAAGGACATCCAGGAGGCCTTCCGGGCGAGGGTGGTGGACGTGGCCCAGAAGAGCCTCATCCTGGAGCTCACCGGGGACACCCAGAAGGTCAACTCCTTTATTGAGGCCTTGAGACCCTACGGGATCCTCGAGGTCATGCGCACCGGCGCGGTGGCCATGAGCCGGGGAGACCGGGTCTTGAAGGTGCGGGAGAAGAAGGAGGCGGTATGA
- the ilvB gene encoding biosynthetic-type acetolactate synthase large subunit, producing the protein MKGAEALLRALEREGVEVIFGHPGGAIMPTYDALYDSPIRHILVRHEQGGVHAATAYARASGRVGVVMATSGPGALNLVTGLADAMMDSTPVVAITGNVPRALIGTDAFQEADVTGVTMPITKHNYLVQDVNEIPRVVKEAFHIAATGRPGPVLIDIPKDVQLAEFTGSFDVKLDLPGYKPTLKGHPKQIERALDALEKAERPVLMVGGGAQHAHAELLAFAEKTGLPVITTLMGLGAFPGNHPLWLGMPGMHGTVAANRAIHHADVILAIGLRFDDRVTGKVSRFAPHAHTIIHVDIDPAEIGKVVRTHIPIVGDSRLVLKELLKGAKALRLAAWWRELEDWRTRYPLRYKPKPHLQSQEVIRAFHEATGGNAIVTTGVGQHQMFAAQFFPVTRPRSFLTSGGLGTMGVGLPFAIGAKIARPEELVIDFDGDGSFQMTLQELATVVKYKLDVKVVILNNGYLGMVRQWQDLFHAKRYSEVYLADSNPDFARLAEAYGIKGVRVERKEDLMKGVEAVLNADGPVVAEFKVYHEEGVFPMIPAGGAAEDMIIEPPEEKEEVGA; encoded by the coding sequence ATGAAGGGAGCGGAGGCACTTTTAAGGGCGCTGGAGCGGGAAGGGGTGGAGGTGATCTTCGGCCACCCGGGCGGGGCGATCATGCCCACCTACGACGCCCTCTACGATAGCCCCATCCGCCACATCCTGGTGCGGCACGAGCAGGGCGGGGTCCACGCGGCCACCGCCTACGCCCGCGCCTCGGGCCGGGTGGGGGTGGTCATGGCCACCTCGGGCCCCGGGGCCCTGAACCTGGTCACGGGCCTCGCGGACGCCATGATGGACTCCACCCCGGTGGTGGCCATCACCGGGAACGTCCCCCGGGCCCTCATCGGCACCGACGCCTTCCAGGAGGCGGACGTCACCGGGGTCACCATGCCCATCACCAAGCACAACTACCTGGTCCAGGACGTGAACGAGATCCCCCGGGTGGTGAAGGAGGCCTTCCACATCGCCGCCACCGGCCGCCCCGGCCCCGTGCTCATTGACATCCCCAAGGACGTGCAGCTTGCGGAGTTCACGGGGAGCTTTGACGTGAAGCTGGACCTCCCCGGGTACAAGCCCACCCTGAAGGGGCACCCCAAGCAGATTGAAAGGGCCCTGGACGCCCTGGAGAAGGCGGAGCGCCCCGTCCTCATGGTGGGAGGTGGGGCGCAGCACGCCCACGCCGAGCTCCTCGCCTTCGCCGAGAAGACGGGGCTTCCCGTGATCACCACCCTCATGGGCCTCGGGGCCTTTCCCGGGAACCACCCCTTGTGGCTCGGGATGCCGGGGATGCACGGCACCGTGGCCGCTAACCGGGCCATCCACCACGCGGACGTGATCCTCGCCATCGGCCTCCGCTTTGACGACCGGGTCACGGGCAAGGTCTCCCGTTTCGCGCCCCACGCCCACACCATCATCCACGTGGACATAGACCCCGCCGAGATCGGCAAAGTGGTGCGCACCCACATCCCCATCGTGGGGGACTCGAGGCTCGTCCTCAAGGAGCTCCTCAAGGGGGCGAAGGCCTTGAGGCTTGCCGCCTGGTGGCGGGAGCTGGAGGACTGGCGCACCCGCTACCCCTTGCGCTACAAGCCCAAGCCCCACCTGCAAAGCCAGGAGGTGATCCGGGCCTTCCACGAGGCCACGGGAGGAAACGCCATCGTCACCACGGGGGTGGGGCAGCACCAGATGTTCGCCGCCCAGTTCTTCCCCGTGACCAGGCCCAGGAGCTTCCTCACCAGCGGGGGCCTCGGCACCATGGGGGTGGGGCTTCCCTTCGCCATCGGGGCCAAGATCGCCCGCCCCGAGGAGCTCGTCATTGACTTTGACGGAGACGGCTCCTTCCAGATGACCCTGCAGGAGCTGGCCACGGTGGTGAAGTACAAGCTGGACGTGAAGGTCGTCATCCTGAACAACGGCTACCTGGGCATGGTGCGCCAGTGGCAGGACCTCTTCCACGCCAAGCGCTACAGCGAGGTCTATCTGGCGGACTCCAACCCCGACTTCGCCCGCCTCGCCGAGGCCTACGGGATCAAGGGGGTGAGGGTGGAGCGGAAGGAGGACCTCATGAAGGGGGTGGAGGCCGTCCTGAACGCCGACGGCCCCGTGGTGGCCGAGTTCAAGGTCTACCACGAGGAGGGGGTCTTCCCCATGATCCCCGCCGGGGGCGCGGCCGAGGACATGATCATTGAGCCTCCCGAGGAGAAGGAGGAGGTGGGGGCGTGA
- a CDS encoding YpdA family putative bacillithiol disulfide reductase, whose translation MVDVLVVGAGPVGLCAALWAKRLGLSHLVLERGTVAETVYRFPRDMVFFSEAKNIEIGGHPLVAQGPKPTRKEALLYYQRVAEREGLSVLTYTEVLGIRGREGAFQVLAKDRKGERAFSARYVVVATGYFGNPNRLGVPGEDLPHVLHRYEEAAPFFGREVAVVGGSNSAVEAALDLYRGGAKVTLVHRGKWVRPSVKYWLLPDFENRVKEGSIRAVMEARVEAITPEGLWLRRPEGREFLPADFVLVLIGYRAEDRLLREAGVAYEGERPWLSSEWETSIPGLFAVGSCAYGPDTRSVFIENGREHARVALTAIAARVRGLTPRP comes from the coding sequence ATGGTGGACGTCCTCGTGGTGGGCGCGGGTCCCGTGGGGCTTTGCGCCGCCCTTTGGGCCAAGCGGCTCGGCCTTTCCCACCTGGTCCTGGAGCGGGGCACGGTGGCGGAGACCGTCTACCGCTTTCCCCGGGACATGGTCTTCTTCTCCGAGGCCAAGAACATCGAGATCGGGGGCCATCCCTTGGTCGCCCAAGGTCCCAAGCCCACCCGCAAGGAGGCCCTCCTCTACTACCAGCGGGTGGCAGAGCGGGAGGGGCTAAGCGTTCTCACCTACACCGAGGTCCTGGGCATCCGGGGCCGGGAGGGGGCCTTCCAGGTCCTGGCCAAAGATCGCAAGGGGGAGCGGGCCTTCTCGGCCCGGTACGTGGTGGTGGCCACGGGCTACTTCGGGAACCCGAACCGCCTGGGCGTCCCGGGGGAGGACCTCCCCCACGTCCTCCACCGCTACGAGGAGGCCGCCCCCTTCTTCGGGCGGGAGGTGGCGGTGGTGGGGGGGTCCAACTCGGCGGTGGAGGCGGCCTTGGACCTCTACCGCGGCGGGGCGAAGGTCACCCTCGTCCACCGGGGAAAGTGGGTCAGGCCCTCGGTGAAGTACTGGCTCCTCCCCGACTTTGAGAACCGGGTCAAGGAGGGGAGCATCCGGGCGGTCATGGAGGCCCGGGTGGAGGCCATCACCCCGGAGGGGCTTTGGCTTCGCCGCCCGGAAGGGCGGGAGTTCCTGCCCGCCGACTTCGTGCTGGTTCTCATCGGCTACCGGGCGGAAGACCGCCTCCTTAGGGAGGCGGGGGTGGCCTACGAGGGGGAGAGGCCCTGGCTTTCTTCCGAGTGGGAGACCTCCATCCCCGGCCTCTTCGCCGTGGGCTCCTGCGCCTACGGGCCTGACACCCGCTCCGTCTTCATTGAGAACGGCCGGGAACACGCCCGGGTTGCCCTCACCGCCATCGCCGCCCGGGTGCGGGGCTTGACACCAAGGCCTTAG
- a CDS encoding GspH/FimT family pseudopilin, which yields MRRGLSLLEVLVVMAILGVLLGLAVPNYLRWRAQAELDEAARSLAQAFQYARAEAKRTNSPRCLKVFPEGWALGQDCDNLNAPTQRFRQAQVVGSNLGLPVGVAFFPPHGTTDAPLKKFTLQHTRYPDLRRDVNVIGVIGKVVVR from the coding sequence GTGAGGCGGGGTCTGAGCCTGCTGGAAGTCCTCGTGGTCATGGCCATCCTGGGGGTGCTTCTGGGCCTCGCCGTCCCCAACTACCTCCGCTGGCGGGCCCAGGCGGAGCTGGACGAGGCCGCCCGATCCCTGGCCCAGGCCTTCCAGTACGCCCGGGCCGAGGCCAAGCGCACGAATAGCCCGCGTTGCCTGAAGGTCTTCCCGGAGGGGTGGGCCCTGGGCCAGGACTGCGACAACCTGAACGCGCCCACCCAACGCTTCCGCCAGGCCCAGGTGGTCGGGAGCAACCTCGGCCTGCCCGTGGGCGTGGCCTTCTTCCCCCCTCATGGCACCACGGACGCGCCCCTAAAAAAGTTCACCCTCCAGCACACCCGCTACCCGGACCTTAGGCGCGACGTGAACGTGATCGGCGTCATCGGAAAGGTGGTGGTGCGGTGA
- a CDS encoding type II secretion system protein has protein sequence MKKGFSLVELLVALAIFGLLSAAILSGLLGVFRVNRSAGLETRAVVVAKDYLERARRESTYNGTTLTLPALGQTGGFSVTVRAAGRMDPGDPLTFTTCSGSPGTGYSCAVSCQQGTSPTACRLVAVELTLQGGGKTYTFYREWAP, from the coding sequence GTGAAGAAGGGCTTCTCCTTGGTGGAACTCCTCGTGGCCCTGGCCATATTCGGCCTGCTCAGCGCCGCCATCCTCTCGGGGCTTTTGGGCGTCTTCCGGGTGAACCGAAGCGCCGGGCTGGAAACCCGGGCCGTGGTGGTGGCCAAGGACTACCTGGAGCGGGCCCGGAGGGAGAGCACCTATAACGGCACCACCCTAACCCTCCCCGCCCTCGGCCAGACGGGCGGCTTCTCCGTGACCGTGAGGGCGGCGGGGCGCATGGACCCTGGGGACCCTCTCACCTTCACAACCTGCTCGGGAAGCCCCGGCACGGGCTACTCTTGCGCCGTGAGCTGCCAGCAGGGCACCTCCCCCACCGCCTGCCGCCTGGTGGCGGTGGAGCTCACTTTGCAGGGCGGGGGCAAAACCTACACCTTCTACCGGGAGTGGGCGCCATGA
- a CDS encoding PulJ/GspJ family protein gives MRRGFTLLEILVALAVLAIFTAALLAFTQGTLAANRAARKQAQLLEELKDAAGYLADTLQEAQAVVSGATVNGAACQPPTCLAALLPDPNNPGLCALRAYRLEPRSTLGPDYKAPDPWADANTYVLREYRLGKQACTAATFTNAQPYVVLDLVDNDPNLPFFQVQTAPRLALTLNLRLKAREGNRLLYVPGPGQVYTVRVYPRNAP, from the coding sequence ATGAGAAGAGGCTTCACCCTACTGGAAATCCTGGTGGCCCTGGCGGTGCTCGCCATCTTCACCGCAGCCCTCCTGGCCTTCACCCAGGGGACCCTGGCGGCCAACCGCGCGGCCCGCAAACAGGCCCAGCTCCTGGAGGAGCTCAAGGATGCCGCCGGGTACCTTGCGGACACCCTCCAGGAAGCCCAAGCCGTGGTCTCCGGGGCCACCGTGAACGGAGCGGCGTGCCAGCCGCCCACCTGCCTGGCCGCCCTCCTCCCCGACCCCAACAACCCCGGCCTGTGCGCCCTTAGGGCCTACCGCCTCGAGCCCCGCTCCACCCTGGGCCCGGACTACAAGGCCCCCGACCCCTGGGCCGACGCCAACACCTACGTACTTCGGGAGTACCGCCTGGGGAAGCAGGCTTGCACCGCCGCCACCTTCACCAACGCCCAGCCCTACGTGGTGCTGGACCTGGTGGACAACGACCCCAACCTCCCCTTCTTCCAGGTGCAGACGGCTCCCCGCCTCGCCCTCACCCTGAACCTGCGGCTTAAGGCCAGGGAGGGAAACCGCCTCCTCTACGTGCCCGGCCCGGGGCAGGTCTACACCGTGCGGGTCTACCCCAGGAACGCCCCCTAG
- a CDS encoding prepilin-type N-terminal cleavage/methylation domain-containing protein has product MRNAKGFTLIELLIVIAIIAILAAVLIPNLIGARKRAFDAAALQCARTIALTAESNRTSSTSLNYSFTEDDVNALDPKSCDGMTITGLPVSDAPTFNITVKHPNGLTTYAVEGDSNGVKVEKQ; this is encoded by the coding sequence ATGCGGAACGCGAAAGGTTTCACCCTGATTGAGCTCCTGATCGTCATCGCCATCATCGCCATTTTGGCTGCGGTGCTGATCCCCAACCTCATCGGCGCCCGGAAGCGGGCCTTTGACGCGGCGGCGCTCCAGTGCGCCCGTACCATTGCCCTGACCGCGGAATCCAACCGCACTAGTTCCACAAGTCTCAACTACAGCTTTACTGAAGATGACGTAAATGCCCTAGACCCGAAATCTTGCGATGGCATGACGATTACAGGATTACCGGTTAGCGATGCGCCAACCTTCAACATCACGGTGAAGCATCCCAATGGCCTTACCACCTATGCAGTTGAGGGTGATAGTAACGGTGTAAAGGTGGAAAAGCAGTAG
- a CDS encoding nucleotidyltransferase family protein has translation MRRLLLFGSFARGEAEEESDLDLLVEFLPRRTPGLGFARLQEELTHIFGRRVELHTLGSLSPYRS, from the coding sequence GTGCGGCGGCTCCTGCTCTTTGGCTCCTTCGCCCGGGGAGAGGCGGAGGAGGAAAGCGACCTGGACCTCCTGGTGGAGTTCCTCCCTAGGCGCACCCCGGGCCTGGGCTTTGCGAGGCTTCAGGAGGAGCTGACCCATATCTTCGGGCGCAGGGTGGAGCTCCACACCCTGGGAAGCCTGAGCCCTTACAGGTCCTGA
- a CDS encoding DUF1640 domain-containing protein gives MTTEERLYKLEGIVEGVMATLPGQVTSLEGRVDLLRQEVKAEIGGLRREVEEKFNGLRQEIKAEIQSLRQEMKAETTELRGEIQSLRQEMASLRQEVKAEINTAFNKLMLYFTALAAALAVLTFLR, from the coding sequence ATGACCACGGAGGAGCGCCTCTACAAGCTGGAGGGGATCGTGGAGGGGGTCATGGCCACCCTCCCGGGCCAGGTCACCTCCCTGGAGGGGCGGGTGGACCTCCTCCGCCAGGAGGTGAAGGCGGAGATTGGGGGCCTGCGCCGGGAGGTGGAGGAAAAGTTCAACGGCCTCCGCCAGGAAATCAAGGCAGAGATCCAAAGCCTGCGGCAGGAGATGAAGGCGGAGACCACCGAGCTGCGCGGGGAAATCCAAAGCCTGCGGCAGGAGATGGCGAGCCTCCGCCAGGAGGTGAAGGCGGAGATCAACACCGCCTTCAACAAGCTCATGCTCTACTTCACCGCCCTGGCGGCGGCCCTGGCCGTCCTCACCTTCCTCCGCTAA
- a CDS encoding Uma2 family endonuclease — MGAAKQVRPLTLEEYLALEREAPVKHELVEGFPHAMAGASDRHNRVVVNLVLALGPLARKRGCRLYASGMRLKVDAATVYYPDLMVVCQEDPGEYYKEKPCLVIEVLSDSTEATDRREKLRKYLSLPTLQAYLLLDSRTPRAFGYYREGEGWVYREAEAGTLPLPCLGGHLDLAEVYQGL; from the coding sequence ATGGGCGCGGCCAAACAGGTGCGGCCCCTGACCTTGGAAGAGTACCTCGCCTTGGAGCGGGAAGCCCCGGTGAAGCACGAGCTGGTGGAAGGCTTCCCCCACGCCATGGCCGGGGCCAGCGATCGGCACAACCGGGTGGTGGTGAACCTGGTCCTGGCCCTTGGCCCCCTGGCTCGGAAGCGGGGCTGCCGCCTCTATGCCAGCGGCATGCGGCTCAAGGTGGACGCGGCCACGGTCTACTACCCGGACCTCATGGTGGTCTGCCAGGAAGACCCCGGGGAATACTACAAGGAGAAGCCCTGCCTGGTGATAGAGGTGCTCTCGGACTCCACGGAGGCCACGGACCGGAGGGAAAAGCTCCGCAAGTACCTGAGCCTGCCCACCCTCCAAGCCTACCTCCTCCTGGACTCCCGTACCCCCCGGGCCTTCGGCTACTACCGAGAAGGAGAGGGCTGGGTGTACCGGGAGGCAGAGGCAGGCACGCTTCCCCTCCCCTGCCTAGGGGGGCACCTGGACCTCGCGGAGGTGTACCAGGGCCTCTAA
- a CDS encoding nucleotidyltransferase family protein yields MALPTPVSPQALAELCQRYGVRRLLLFGSFARGEADEKSDVDLLVEFFPGRTPGLGFARLQEELTRIFGRRVDLHTLGSLSPYLREEVLREARPIHEAA; encoded by the coding sequence ATGGCCTTGCCTACCCCCGTCTCCCCCCAAGCCCTGGCGGAGCTATGCCAGCGGTACGGGGTCCGGCGCCTCCTTCTCTTTGGTTCCTTCGCCCGGGGCGAGGCCGACGAGAAAAGCGACGTGGACCTCCTGGTGGAGTTCTTTCCCGGTCGCACCCCGGGCCTGGGCTTCGCCAGGCTTCAGGAGGAGCTGACCCGTATCTTCGGGCGCAGGGTGGACCTCCATACCCTGGGGAGCCTGAGCCCTTACCTCCGGGAAGAGGTCCTGAGGGAGGCCCGCCCCATACATGAGGCGGCGTAG
- a CDS encoding HepT-like ribonuclease domain-containing protein, whose amino-acid sequence MRRRSLSDRVRLLHMRDACRRALEIARGKDLRSLVPEEETSLALVRLLEILGEAARGISEDFRRLHPEIPWREIVATRNLLIHEYFGVDMEVVATILEQDLPPLLERLEVLLATLDQPGR is encoded by the coding sequence ATGAGGCGGCGTAGCCTTTCCGACCGCGTCCGGCTCCTTCACATGCGGGACGCTTGTAGGCGTGCCCTGGAAATCGCTCGGGGCAAAGATCTAAGAAGCCTCGTCCCAGAAGAAGAAACGTCCCTCGCCCTCGTCCGCCTCTTGGAAATCCTCGGCGAAGCAGCCAGGGGCATTTCCGAGGACTTCAGGCGCCTTCACCCCGAAATCCCCTGGCGGGAGATTGTGGCCACCCGCAACCTCCTTATCCACGAGTATTTCGGTGTGGACATGGAGGTGGTTGCGACCATCCTGGAACAAGACCTCCCCCCACTACTAGAGCGGTTAGAAGTCCTCTTGGCAACCCTGGACCAGCCCGGGCGCTAG
- a CDS encoding Uma2 family endonuclease — translation MGEAARPLELLDAEAYLALEERSPVRHELVEGVPYAMAGASLSHNRIVGNLYALLRPEALAKGCRIYTETVKLRVSARTFYYPDLMVVCQGVPPHTHYEEAPCLVVEVVSEATEAIDRREKLWRYREIPSLQTYLLVDSRERRVEGYFRQGEGWLYRLWEGEGEVEVPCLEARFPLEAIYEGVGI, via the coding sequence ATGGGCGAGGCGGCGAGGCCTCTGGAGCTTCTGGACGCCGAGGCCTACTTGGCCCTGGAGGAGCGGTCCCCGGTGCGCCATGAGCTCGTGGAGGGCGTACCCTACGCCATGGCGGGGGCAAGCCTTTCCCACAACCGCATTGTGGGCAACCTCTACGCCCTCCTCAGGCCCGAGGCCCTGGCCAAGGGGTGCCGGATTTACACGGAAACCGTCAAGCTCCGGGTCTCCGCCAGGACCTTCTACTACCCCGACCTCATGGTGGTTTGCCAGGGGGTTCCGCCCCACACCCACTACGAGGAGGCCCCCTGCCTGGTGGTGGAGGTGGTGTCCGAGGCCACCGAGGCCATAGACCGAAGGGAGAAGCTCTGGCGCTACCGGGAGATCCCAAGCCTACAGACCTACCTCTTGGTGGACTCCCGGGAAAGGCGGGTGGAGGGCTACTTTCGCCAGGGGGAGGGCTGGCTCTACCGTCTGTGGGAGGGGGAAGGGGAGGTGGAGGTGCCTTGCCTGGAAGCCCGGTTCCCTCTAGAGGCTATCTACGAAGGAGTGGGGATTTGA